A stretch of the Bacillus sp. FJAT-18017 genome encodes the following:
- the pknB gene encoding Stk1 family PASTA domain-containing Ser/Thr kinase: protein MMIGKRISGRYKILDAIGGGGMANVYLAHDMILDRNVAVKMLRLDFANDEEFIRRFHREAQSATSLAHPNIVSIYDVGEEDDLYYIVMEFVDGQTLKQYIQHNSPLRVDSAVDIMKQLTSAIAHAHQNHIIHRDIKPQNILVDKDGNVKITDFGIAMALSATSITQTNSVLGSVHYLSPEQARGGMANRKSDIYSLGIVMFELLTGRLPFFGESAVSIALKHLQTETPSVRRWNPQIPQSVENIVLKATAKDPFLRYDSVEEMEEDLRTSLYPERVNEPRFVIPADNDATKAIPVITGDKQMKNLDETIVHTQDKGNVGEAASGIKKDKKPKEKKKKKKWPIILVSTFVILALLGIMSVTVFPGLFATKDVQVPDVSGSEMDDAITELVGLGFIIGETKYIADEEIPEDSVVKTDPPAGDTIKEGTTIDLYVSSGKKTFEFSDYEGRDFEDTVSMLEKEGFKNIKEIPVFDESNPGTILKQNVQKGSKVVPDETDLEFTVSQGPEKITLRDLSGYNEKSLNDYADLTGLKVTIGSEEYSEEVEAGLVISQKPKAGEELVKGETVTVVLSKGKEEIPPKKHKLEITIEYNPTVPGQPQEYTIYLDDFTHSMTEPYATGVLTETRTFNIDLEVPHDKKAGYQVIVDNMVVQEDTISYDEVE from the coding sequence ATGATGATTGGAAAACGGATTAGCGGACGCTATAAAATCCTTGATGCCATCGGCGGCGGTGGCATGGCCAATGTTTACCTCGCCCATGACATGATTCTTGACCGCAATGTTGCTGTCAAAATGCTCAGGCTCGATTTTGCCAATGATGAGGAATTCATCAGGAGGTTCCACCGTGAGGCCCAATCGGCCACCAGCCTTGCTCATCCCAACATAGTCAGTATCTATGATGTCGGTGAGGAAGATGATCTTTATTATATCGTCATGGAGTTTGTCGATGGACAGACATTGAAACAATACATACAGCACAATTCTCCGCTGCGGGTTGATTCTGCAGTTGATATTATGAAGCAGTTGACCTCGGCGATTGCTCATGCCCATCAGAACCATATCATACACCGGGATATCAAGCCACAAAACATACTTGTCGATAAGGACGGGAACGTCAAGATTACCGATTTTGGAATCGCGATGGCCTTAAGCGCAACAAGTATTACCCAGACGAATTCAGTTCTTGGCTCGGTTCATTATTTATCACCCGAACAGGCACGTGGGGGGATGGCGAATCGAAAATCCGATATTTATTCACTTGGAATTGTAATGTTTGAACTCCTTACTGGAAGGCTTCCGTTCTTTGGGGAATCCGCGGTTTCAATTGCCTTGAAACATTTGCAGACGGAAACGCCATCAGTTAGGCGCTGGAATCCGCAAATACCTCAAAGTGTTGAAAATATTGTACTGAAGGCGACTGCAAAGGACCCATTCCTGCGTTACGACAGTGTCGAGGAGATGGAGGAAGACCTTCGGACATCGCTCTACCCTGAACGGGTTAATGAACCAAGGTTCGTCATCCCGGCTGACAATGATGCAACGAAGGCAATACCAGTCATAACAGGCGATAAACAGATGAAAAATCTTGATGAAACCATCGTCCATACGCAGGATAAAGGGAATGTGGGCGAAGCCGCCTCGGGCATTAAAAAGGATAAAAAGCCCAAGGAAAAGAAAAAGAAGAAAAAATGGCCGATCATCCTCGTCTCTACATTTGTAATACTGGCCCTTTTAGGGATTATGTCGGTAACTGTTTTCCCGGGACTTTTCGCAACAAAGGATGTTCAAGTGCCGGATGTATCAGGCAGCGAGATGGATGATGCAATTACCGAATTAGTAGGGCTGGGGTTTATTATTGGTGAGACGAAGTATATAGCTGATGAGGAGATTCCAGAGGATTCCGTTGTTAAAACCGATCCTCCGGCAGGCGACACTATAAAAGAAGGAACCACTATCGACCTGTATGTTAGCTCCGGGAAGAAAACATTTGAGTTTTCCGACTATGAGGGACGGGATTTTGAAGATACTGTCTCTATGCTAGAAAAGGAAGGTTTTAAAAATATTAAGGAAATTCCTGTTTTTGATGAAAGCAATCCGGGAACGATTTTAAAGCAGAATGTTCAGAAAGGCAGTAAGGTTGTACCGGACGAAACCGATCTAGAGTTCACTGTTAGCCAGGGACCAGAAAAAATCACCCTGCGCGATCTTAGCGGGTACAATGAAAAAAGCCTGAATGATTATGCAGATTTGACAGGGCTGAAGGTAACCATTGGCAGTGAAGAATATAGTGAAGAAGTTGAAGCTGGGCTGGTCATTTCCCAGAAACCAAAAGCAGGTGAAGAATTGGTTAAGGGAGAAACAGTGACTGTCGTCCTTTCAAAAGGGAAGGAAGAAATCCCTCCGAAAAAACATAAACTTGAAATTACGATCGAGTACAATCCAACTGTTCCGGGACAGCCGCAGGAATATACAATTTACCTTGATGATTTTACCCATAGCATGACAGAGCCTTATGCCACCGGGGTTTTAACTGAAACAAGGACATTTAATATTGATCTTGAGGTTCCTCACGATAAGAAAGCCGGGTATCAAGTGATTGTCGATAATATGGTTGTGCAGGAAGACACAATTTCTTACGACGAAGTTGAATAA
- a CDS encoding Stp1/IreP family PP2C-type Ser/Thr phosphatase — MKSVYMTDQGKIRSHNEDTGGIFVNRDGFRLAIVADGMGGHRAGDVASSMALDGMKVAWEQASGIRTAEQAEKWLEERIKDVNSSLFAHARKNEECDGMGTTIVAAITLDGFATIANIGDSRCYILNEIGFRKITEDHSLVNELLRSGHISKEDAENHPRKNVLLRALGTEENVEMDITTIMFEEGDVLLLCSDGLSNKVSEQEMGETLKSETSLGEKASKLISLANEYGGEDNITLVIVEFTEVSEGDN; from the coding sequence ATGAAATCGGTCTATATGACAGACCAGGGGAAAATTCGCAGCCACAATGAAGACACCGGTGGCATTTTTGTCAATCGGGACGGATTCCGCCTAGCCATCGTAGCGGATGGAATGGGCGGGCACCGTGCCGGAGATGTTGCTAGCAGCATGGCACTAGATGGCATGAAGGTAGCTTGGGAGCAAGCTTCAGGAATCAGAACAGCGGAACAGGCTGAAAAATGGCTTGAGGAGAGAATCAAGGACGTTAATAGCTCCTTATTTGCTCATGCCCGTAAGAATGAAGAATGTGATGGAATGGGGACCACGATTGTAGCAGCGATTACCCTGGACGGTTTTGCAACAATTGCCAATATCGGGGACAGCCGCTGTTATATACTGAATGAAATAGGATTCAGGAAAATTACAGAGGATCATTCACTTGTTAATGAATTGCTCCGTTCCGGCCATATTTCAAAGGAGGATGCTGAAAATCATCCTCGGAAAAATGTTTTGCTTCGTGCCCTAGGAACCGAAGAGAATGTTGAGATGGATATCACGACAATTATGTTCGAGGAAGGGGATGTACTCCTGCTTTGTTCAGATGGCCTGTCAAACAAGGTCAGTGAACAGGAAATGGGGGAGACCCTTAAAAGCGAAACCAGTCTTGGCGAAAAAGCGTCCAAGCTTATTTCACTTGCCAATGAGTATGGCGGGGAGGACAATATAACACTGGTTATAGTCGAGTTTACCGAAGTCAGCGAGGGTGATAACTAG
- the rlmN gene encoding 23S rRNA (adenine(2503)-C(2))-methyltransferase RlmN, giving the protein MVNIQTAKNDTTEEKQKRSIYSLELHELKEWLKEQGEKPFRAEQIFDWLYKKRAASFEDMSNLSKELRDKLDENFKLTTLTTAIQQTSADGTIKFLFELHDGYSIETVLMRHEYGNSVCVTTQVGCRIGCTFCASTLGGLKRHLEAGEIVAQVVKVQQALDETDERVSSVVIMGIGEPFDNYDNMLSFLKIINHDKALNIGARHITVSTSGIIPKIYQFADENMQINFAISLHAPNSELRSRLMPINRAYKLDDLMKAVRYYIDKTGRRISFEYGLFGGVNDQVEHAEELAVLLKGLKCHVNLIPVNYVPERDYVRTPRDQIFAFEKALKNRGINVTIRREQGHDIDAACGQLRAKAREEELKK; this is encoded by the coding sequence TTGGTAAATATACAGACAGCAAAGAATGACACAACCGAAGAAAAGCAAAAAAGGTCAATTTATTCCCTGGAACTTCATGAGTTAAAGGAATGGCTAAAGGAGCAGGGAGAAAAACCTTTCCGGGCTGAGCAGATTTTTGATTGGCTTTACAAAAAGCGGGCAGCCTCCTTTGAGGACATGAGTAACCTATCCAAAGAATTGAGGGATAAACTTGATGAAAACTTCAAGTTAACAACGCTCACAACTGCGATTCAGCAAACATCAGCTGATGGCACAATCAAATTTCTGTTTGAGCTCCATGATGGTTATTCAATTGAGACAGTCCTTATGCGCCATGAATACGGAAATTCTGTTTGCGTAACGACCCAGGTTGGCTGCCGGATCGGCTGTACGTTCTGCGCATCAACTCTTGGAGGTCTAAAACGCCACTTGGAAGCAGGAGAAATCGTTGCTCAGGTTGTCAAGGTACAGCAAGCACTTGATGAGACTGATGAACGGGTTTCCTCGGTCGTCATCATGGGTATCGGAGAACCGTTTGACAACTATGATAACATGCTGTCATTCCTTAAGATTATCAATCATGACAAGGCACTGAACATAGGAGCCCGCCATATTACCGTATCAACTAGCGGGATCATTCCAAAAATCTATCAGTTTGCCGATGAAAACATGCAAATCAACTTTGCCATCTCTCTGCATGCACCAAACTCGGAGCTCAGGTCACGCCTCATGCCAATAAATCGTGCTTATAAACTTGATGATTTAATGAAGGCTGTAAGGTATTATATTGATAAGACTGGAAGAAGAATCAGCTTCGAGTACGGGCTGTTCGGAGGAGTAAACGACCAGGTTGAGCATGCGGAGGAATTAGCAGTCCTCCTAAAGGGATTGAAATGCCATGTCAATTTAATCCCAGTCAATTATGTTCCTGAACGAGATTACGTTAGGACTCCGAGAGACCAGATTTTTGCCTTTGAAAAAGCGCTTAAGAACAGGGGCATCAATGTCACCATCAGGCGCGAACAAGGGCATGATATCGATGCTGCATGCGGACAGCTGCGCGCGAAGGCGCGTGAGGAGGAGTTAAAAAAATAA
- the rsmB gene encoding 16S rRNA (cytosine(967)-C(5))-methyltransferase RsmB: MAQQSRNVREAALSLLESVEKNQAYSNLLLNSAIEKNAVPQRDIGLLTELAYGTLQRSMTLDYYLAPFLKTGKKIERWVILLLRLTLYQMIYLDRIPDHAAINEAVEIAKKRGHKGISGMVNGVLRSIQREGVRPLEAIENPAERLSIETSHPLWLVERWIAQFGYDKTREMCEVNLTAPLQTARVNLPKITRQDCVALLEEEGYAVEISPIIPEAIRALKGNLASSKAFKEGFLTIQDESSMLAAYALGAMENEYILDACAAPGGKTTHIAEKLGGTGAIVSLDLHEHKVRLIEDNASRLGLQNIEVHALDSRKAGERFEPGTFNRILLDAPCSGLGVMRRKPDMKYVKKEGDLTGLAKIQQDLLDSVAPLLKKGGILVYSTCTVDREENQASVEAFLGRHPEFEKDMSLADRMPEPVRPLIDGFELQVLPQDFGSDGFYIASLRKKV, translated from the coding sequence ATGGCGCAACAAAGCAGAAATGTCCGTGAGGCCGCTTTAAGCCTTTTGGAATCAGTAGAAAAAAACCAGGCGTATAGCAATTTGCTGCTGAATAGTGCTATTGAAAAGAATGCTGTTCCTCAGCGGGACATCGGCCTATTGACGGAGCTTGCCTATGGGACACTACAGCGCAGTATGACACTCGACTATTATCTTGCCCCGTTCCTTAAAACAGGCAAGAAAATTGAACGCTGGGTAATCCTGCTTTTAAGGCTGACACTATATCAGATGATTTATCTTGACCGAATCCCTGATCACGCTGCAATCAATGAGGCTGTTGAAATAGCCAAAAAGCGGGGGCATAAAGGGATTTCTGGAATGGTCAACGGTGTATTGAGAAGTATTCAGCGTGAAGGCGTTAGGCCTCTTGAGGCAATTGAGAATCCCGCGGAAAGGCTGTCAATCGAAACTAGCCATCCACTTTGGCTGGTAGAAAGATGGATTGCGCAGTTTGGTTATGATAAGACTCGGGAAATGTGTGAAGTAAACCTTACAGCCCCACTCCAGACAGCGAGGGTAAATCTTCCAAAAATAACCCGCCAAGATTGTGTTGCGCTTTTGGAAGAAGAAGGGTATGCTGTGGAAATTAGTCCGATTATACCCGAGGCAATCCGTGCGCTTAAGGGCAATCTGGCTTCCTCGAAAGCGTTTAAGGAAGGTTTCCTGACTATCCAGGATGAAAGTTCAATGCTTGCCGCTTATGCACTTGGAGCAATGGAAAATGAATACATTCTTGACGCATGCGCCGCCCCTGGCGGTAAAACAACTCATATTGCTGAAAAGCTTGGCGGTACTGGGGCGATTGTTTCCCTCGACTTGCACGAGCATAAGGTCAGGCTGATTGAAGACAATGCTTCAAGGCTTGGGCTTCAAAACATTGAGGTACATGCGCTTGATAGCCGGAAGGCCGGGGAACGTTTTGAGCCCGGCACATTTAACCGGATCCTTCTAGATGCTCCCTGCTCAGGCTTGGGAGTAATGAGGAGAAAGCCGGATATGAAATATGTAAAAAAAGAGGGCGATTTAACAGGCCTCGCTAAAATCCAGCAGGACTTGCTTGATTCGGTTGCTCCGCTATTAAAAAAAGGCGGTATCCTCGTTTATAGTACGTGTACAGTCGACAGAGAAGAAAATCAGGCTAGTGTTGAAGCTTTTCTGGGAAGACACCCGGAGTTTGAAAAGGATATGAGCCTGGCAGATAGGATGCCTGAGCCTGTACGTCCGTTAATTGATGGCTTTGAATTACAAGTACTCCCTCAGGACTTTGGGTCGGACGGATTTTATATTGCAAGTTTACGAAAGAAGGTGTAA